In the genome of Spea bombifrons isolate aSpeBom1 chromosome 11, aSpeBom1.2.pri, whole genome shotgun sequence, one region contains:
- the LOC128468804 gene encoding oocyte zinc finger protein XlCOF6-like — MNRDKYRLTEKILNLTLEIICLLTGEDCMIVKKNGERVTDHGGSQVLEESVTAPGSTLAPPTPPMIHEGDNEQRILELTNKITQLLSGEVGVRCEDIAVYFSMEEWEYVEGHTDRYNDFIVNSDQLIGSEVDPASRCTSPESHTSVSSANCVTEDEWSAETDQGQSHPTSGELCDSVEASAMPYGADLHAYRRAEESAKRPPALSGGAPVEESSEDGNTAAADVYIVDESTPPEFLTVHLKEESTLPVEKDLMEIDAHDKNIDGVTDSRVTLVKFGQGHKSTDDERKSLARNSDQTREGGQKIGCSECGKYFASQHHLDRHARVHRVRNIRFFCPECARSFKNKGSLIAHRKTHKGKKSYSCSTCGKRFRTHSDIVRHERIHTGEKPFTCSECGMSFTQRTHLVRHQLLHTRRKTLVCSICRMSFPDKGSLITHLNGHAVEETYSCSECDACFTDAAAFLAHQNSHADGGSFSCSVCAECFGTEAELLEHGGTHGEDPPEETYPCAECGACFTEEAAFLAHQNSHVESEPFSCSYCGRCFGTEAELFEHDKTHAEDALEDTYTCYECGKCFADEASFFTHQNSHMQSRPFSCSVCRKCFPTKEELLDHGKAHTEDISLICCECGKCFNNESAFYVHQRSHKREKPYKCNKCGTSFTSKSSYVTHTKNHEGERPFSCSVCGKRFITQSNLVRHQRTHTGEKPFPCHICGKFFSQRSHVLRHQKSHV, encoded by the exons ATGAACAGGGACAAGTATCGGCTAACCGAGAAGATCCTGAATCTAACCCTGGAGATCATCTGCTTACTGACCGGCGAG GACTGCATGATTGTGAAGAAGAATGGTGAGCGTGTCACGGACCACGGCGGCTCCCAGGTGTTAGAAGAGTCTGTCACGGCCCCGGGCTCCACCTTGGCGCCTCCAACTCCCCCAATGATACACGAGGGAGACAACGAGCAGAGGATCCTGGAACTGACCAACAAGATCACCCAGCTGCTTTCTGGAGAG GTCGGTGTACGGTGTGAGGACATCGCCGTCTATTTCTCCATGGAGGAGTGGGAGTACGTAGAAGGGCACACGGATCGTTACAACGATTTCATTGTGAACAGTGACCAGCTCATCGGCTCTGAAG TCGACCCAGCTTCGAGATGCACGAGTCCGGAATCCCACACGTCTGTTTCTTCAGCTAATTGCGTTACAGAAGACGAGTGGAGCGCGGAAACCGATCAGGGACAAAGCCACCCGACCAGCGGCGAGCTGTGTGATAGCGTAGAGGCATCTGCAATGCCCTATGGAGCCGACCTTCACGCCTATAGACGGGCGGAGGAATCCGCAAAAAGACCCCCCGCACTCTCTGGCGGGGCTCCCGTGGAAGAATCAAGCGAAGACGGAAACACGGCCGCTGCCGACGTTTACATCGTTGATGAAAGCACGCCACCGGAATTTCTTACTGTCCATCTCAAAGAGGAATCGACCTTGCCTGTGGAAAAGGACCTGATGGAAATCGATGCACACGATAAAAACATTGACGGGGTCACGGACAGTCGGGTGACCTTAGTGAAGTTCGGCCAGGGTCATAAGTCCACCGACGATGAGAGGAAAAGCTTGGCGAGGAACTCCGATCAGACCAGGGAAGGAGGACAGAAGATAGGCTGTTCTGAATGCGGCAAGTACTTTGCCTCTCAACACCACCTCGATAGACACGCTCGAGTTCACCGGGTGAGGAATATTCGCTTTTTCTGCCCCGAGTGCGCGAGAAGCTTCAAAAACAAAGGGAGCCTCATCGCCCACCGGAAGACTCACAAGGGAAAGAAATCGTACTCCTGTTCCACGTGCGGGAAGCGCTTTCGTACTCACTCCGACATCGTCCGACACGAGAGGATTCACACCGGAGAGAAGCCGTTCACGTGCTCCGAGTGCGGGATGTCCTTCACCCAAAGAACGCATCTGGTGAGACATCAACTACTCCACACGAGACGCAAGACGCTCGTGTGTTCCATTTGTAGGATGAGCTTTCCGGATAAGGGGAGTCTCATCACTCACCTGAACGGTCACGCGGTGGAAGAAACCTACTCCTGTTCCGAGTGCGACGCTTGCTTCACCGATGCGGCGGCTTTCCTCGCACACCAGAACAGCCACGCGGACGGCGGGTCCTTCTCGTGTTCCGTCTGCGCTGAATGTTTCGGCACCGAGGCAGAGCTTCTTGAACACGGCGGGACTCACGGCGAAGACCCCCCGGAAGAAACGTACCCTTGTGCCGAATGCGGTGCTTGCTTTACCGAAGAGGCGGCTTTCCTCGCGCATCAGAACAGCCACGTGGAAAGTGAGCCCTTCTCGTGCTCCTACTGCGGGAGGTGCTTTGGCACCGAGGCCGAGCTTTTCGAACACGACAAGACCCACGCCGAAGACGCCCTCGAAGATACCTACACCTGTTACGAATGCGGCAAGTGCTTTGCCGACGAGGCCTCCTTCTTCACGCACCAGAACAGCCACATGCAAAGCCGGCCGTTCTCGTGTTCCGTCTGCAGGAAGTGCTTCCCCACCAAAGAGGAGCTTCTGGACCACGGCAAGGCCCACACGGAGGACATCTCGCTGATATGCTGCGAGTGCGGGAAGTGCTTCAACAACGAATCGGCCTTCTACGTGCATCAGAGAAGCCACAAGCGGGAGAAGCCCTACAAGTGCAACAAATGCGGCACCAGCTTCACCAGCAAGTCCAGCTACGTCACGCACACGAAGAACCACGAAGGGGAAAGGCCCTTCTCCTGTTCCGTGTGCGGGAAGCGTTTCATCACCCAGTCTAATCTCGTCAGGCACCAGCGAACTCACACGGGGGAGAAACCGTTCCCGTGTCACATATGTGGCAAGTTTTTTTCCCAAAGGTCGCATGTCCTCAGGCATCAGAAAAGCCACGTTTGA
- the LOC128469289 gene encoding pulmonary surfactant-associated protein D-like → MKDFHITHICATILSVALVAQSLLFFKDKDKDCSLLSCGKDGKPGQDGDDGPMGEKGEKGDQGLIGERGPEGPPGNPGKKGELGEPGAKGEKGGSPASESLISRVNALELQLEHLQSAVAVQLKALTFSRGTFSGRKIYMTNGVFMNYKEGVQTCTKAGGQLASPQNQAENDAVLALSLENKKSPFLGINDFHVEGTFRYPNGEVISYTNWSPSEPNDQQGNEDCVEMYDDGKWNDKNCHEKQLIICEFF, encoded by the exons ATGAAGGATTTTCATATTACGCACATCTGTGCCACCATATTGAGTGTGGCGCTTGTGGCACAGAGTCTCCTGTTCTTCAAGGACAAAGACAAGGATTGTTCATTGCTCTCATGTGGCAAAGATGGGAAGCCGGGGCAAGATGGAGACGATGGACCCATGGGTGAGAAGGGTGAAAAGGGTGACCAAG GACTCATTGGTGAGAGGGGACCTGAAGGACCACCTGGAAATCCTGGAAAGaaaggagaactgggtgaaccAGGGGCAAAGGGAGAGAAAGGTGGATCTCCAG CTTCAGAATCTCTCATAAGTCGAGTAAATGCGCTGGAGCTACAACTTGAACATTTGCAATCAGCCGTAGCGGTACAGTTGAAAG CCCTGACCTTCTCTAGAGGGACATTTAGCGGGAGGAAGATCTATATGACCAACGGCGTGTTCATGAATTATAAAGAAGGAGTCCAGACTTGTACGAAGGCAGGAGGCCAGTTGGCTTCCCCGCAGAACCAAGCAGAGAACGACGCGGTGTTAGCACTCTCTTTGGAGAACAAGAAATCGCCTTTCCTCGGAATCAATGACTTTCATGTTGAAGGAACCTTCAGGTACCCAAACGGAGAGGTCATTTCCTACACAAACTGGAGTCCATCCGAACCCAACGACCAACAAGGAAACGAAGACTGTGTGGAAATGTACGACGACGGAAAGTGGAACGATAAGAATTGTCATGAGAAACAACTTATTATATGTGAATTCTTTTAG